A stretch of Elgaria multicarinata webbii isolate HBS135686 ecotype San Diego chromosome 5, rElgMul1.1.pri, whole genome shotgun sequence DNA encodes these proteins:
- the ANGPTL5 gene encoding angiopoietin-related protein 5 — protein MIYPNASSLIFLNIIFFIWADTVFGNGKPCSAMGTSTATTVEKPASLGTKNLSTFNSQEKKKCNVPCDFQAKMLREEKHYMCRNLQNSLVEYARSTKKMIRNMMDDHQSSLDYLSNQVNELMSRVMLLNTDMSRKPVDVFPHRAVQSHGLDCSDIKDTIGSVTKTPSGLYIIHPEGSSYPFEVLCEMDFRGGGWTVIQKRTEGTVEFQRTWSDYLDGFGDLAGEFWLGLRKIFHVVNQKTASFMLYVGLESEDDTYAYASYDSFWLEDEVCSFKIHLGRYSGNAGDAFRGYRKEDNQNTLPFSTFDADNDGCNPLCSLQEQPVKSCSNFSEKTGWWFSQCGLANLNGIHRVTRRMLATGIRWDTWTMDDKPVKIKSVSMKIRRTYFR, from the exons ATGATCTATCCCAATGCATCCTCACTGATCTTCCTAAATATAATATTTTTCATTTGGGCTGATACTGTGTTTGGTAATGGCAAGCCATGTTCTGCAATG GGTACTTCCACAGCAACCACTGTGGAGAAGCCAGCCAGTCTGGGAACAAAAAATCTATCCACATTTAATTCACAAGAGAAGAAAAAATGCAATGTGCCCTGTGATTTTCAAGCTAAAATGTTAAGAGAAGAAAAGCATTACATGTGTC GGAATTTGCAGAATTCTCTAGTTGAATATGCAAGAAGTACCAAGAAAATGATACGGAACATGATGGATGATCACCAATCTTCTCTGGATTATCTTTCCAATCAG GTCAATGAACTTATGAGTCGGGTAATGCTTTTAAACACAGACATGTCTAGAAAACCAGTTGATGTATTTCCTCATCGAGCTGTTCAGTCTCATG GTTTGGATTGCAGTGATATTAAAGATACCATTGGCTCCGTTACAAAAACTCCAAGCGGGCTCTACATAATCCATCCAGAAGGCTCAAGTTACCCCTTTGAG GTATTATGTGAGATGGATTTTAGAGGAGGGGGCTGGACAGTGATtcagaagagaactgaggggacaGTTGAATTTCAAAGGACGTGGTCTGACTATTTGGATGGATTCGGTGACCTTGCAG gGGAATTTTGGCTCGGGCTCCGAAAGATTTTCCACGTAGTAAACCAGAAAACTGCCAGCTTTATGCTCTACGTCGGCTTGGAATCTGAAGATGACACGTATGCGTATGCCTCATATGACAGCTTTTGGTTAGAGGATGAAGTGTGCTCCTTTAAAATCCATTTAGGACGTTATTCTGGAAATGCTG GTGATGCATTTCGGGGGTACAGAAAAGAAGATAACCAGAATACATTACCGTTTAGTACATTTGATGCAGACAATGATGGCTGCAATCCACTCTGCTCACTTCAAGAACAGCCTGTAAAGAGCTGCAGTAACTTTAGTGAGAAAACAGGCTGGTGGTTCAGCCAATGTGGTCTTGCAAATCTCAATGGTATTCACCGGGTCACGAGGAGGATGCTGGCAACAGGGATTCGGTGGGACACCTGGACAATGGATGACAAACCAGTCAAAATTAAATCGGTTTCAATGAAAATCAGAAGAACATATTTCAGATAG